Proteins from one Gimesia maris genomic window:
- a CDS encoding DUF1571 domain-containing protein codes for MMRMLRIRSEHHFSNVMASAIISAAIGILYFSFDPAPADADPNDMALVAAKPVPIPVIAYKPTEMSDSKPSDKPGEAKQQAQQANGMLTGRMAILMNQLLLEKGCRYLETIPDYTATFAKQEYVGGELSENQVINLKCRHKPFSVYMKWIVGDKGQELLYVDGENEEKMLVKMGGLKGRLVPTLKLDPHGSLAMQESRYPITKAGIKALAETIIEYRKKDLDENLNTECVMIPNQKYDGKDCYCFIAHFANRKESENYRKSIIYIDQNTCLPIFVRGFGWPSEDLANASAEELDEKTLIESYSFTDINLKSELATTEFDHTNSNYRFRR; via the coding sequence ATGATGCGCATGCTAAGAATCAGATCAGAACATCATTTTTCAAATGTCATGGCGTCGGCCATCATTTCTGCTGCAATTGGAATTCTATATTTCAGTTTTGACCCCGCTCCCGCTGATGCTGATCCGAATGATATGGCACTGGTCGCCGCCAAACCGGTTCCCATCCCGGTGATTGCTTATAAGCCGACGGAAATGTCAGATTCAAAACCGTCAGATAAGCCGGGTGAAGCAAAGCAGCAGGCTCAACAGGCGAACGGGATGTTGACCGGTCGCATGGCGATTTTGATGAATCAGCTGCTGCTGGAAAAAGGTTGTCGCTACCTGGAGACCATTCCCGACTATACTGCCACCTTCGCCAAACAGGAATATGTGGGGGGCGAACTGTCTGAGAACCAGGTCATCAATCTGAAATGCCGTCACAAGCCGTTCAGCGTTTACATGAAGTGGATTGTCGGCGATAAGGGACAGGAACTGCTGTACGTGGATGGCGAAAACGAAGAAAAAATGCTGGTCAAAATGGGTGGGTTAAAAGGACGACTGGTTCCCACGCTGAAACTGGATCCTCATGGTTCACTGGCAATGCAGGAATCTCGTTATCCGATTACCAAAGCGGGAATCAAAGCGCTGGCGGAAACCATTATCGAATACCGTAAAAAAGATCTGGATGAGAATCTGAATACAGAATGCGTGATGATTCCCAACCAGAAATATGACGGCAAAGACTGTTACTGTTTCATCGCTCATTTTGCCAATCGGAAAGAGTCAGAAAACTATCGTAAATCGATCATCTATATCGACCAGAACACATGTCTGCCAATTTTCGTTCGCGGTTTTGGCTGGCCCTCAGAGGATCTGGCCAATGCTTCTGCTGAAGAACTGGATGAAAAGACGCTGATCGAATCCTATTCATTCACCGATATCAATCTGAAATCAGAACTGGCTACGACCGAATTTGATCACACCAACAGCAATTACCGCTTCCGCCGTTAA
- a CDS encoding alpha/beta hydrolase family protein, whose protein sequence is MALKPLRSPFLWLTLLALLVSHSASQAADPRKVIGSSTADQNLSDYFYDQTMQLANNSLKNITDLEDWKKKRVTYRKQLFEMLGLSPQPAKTELKPEITGTIESDGFIVENITFQSRPGLYVTGNLYRPAKQEGKIPAILYVCGHGGVKKNGIIYGNKVHYQHHGEWFARNGYVCLTIDTLQLGEIAGLHHGTFREGMWEWLSRGYTPAGVEAWNCIRALDYLQSRPEVDGEKLGVTGRSGGGAYSWWIAALDERIKAAVPVAGITTLKNHVIDGVIEGHCDCMFMVNTYQWDYAQVAALVAPRPLLISNTDKDSIFPLDGVVEVYRSTMQIYDLYGVPQNLGLQITEGPHKDTQELRIHAFRWFNHFLKGDDSLIEMAATKFHTPEELKVFQTLPADQKNAKIQESFVKLADPAPVPADTQEWEQQTERWKQQLLQKSFRAWPEKVNASKPEIRSITKDGLVLQTISFDSQNHVPLDLFVVLPADSDATKIDNINLVVLNQTDWERDFKYIVPFFPGIQAENASAPESKKRFQEFRKQILENGAPIAYFAPRGIGLSEWNQNKKKQVQIRRRFYLLGQSLEGMQVWDIRRAIQTLKSLTDSSGAQLTLQASGDAAVLCLYASLFETGIAALELEGLPVSHQQGPALLNVLRYLDLPQTLAMAATRSPVVVTKAKPEDWKYPAEVSNKLGWDQSRLQIQK, encoded by the coding sequence ATGGCTCTGAAACCACTCCGTTCTCCGTTTCTCTGGTTGACCTTACTGGCTCTCCTGGTTTCCCATAGTGCTTCTCAGGCAGCCGACCCTCGCAAAGTCATTGGCTCCAGCACCGCAGATCAGAACCTGAGTGATTATTTTTATGATCAGACAATGCAACTGGCCAACAACAGTCTCAAAAACATTACAGATCTTGAAGACTGGAAAAAGAAACGCGTCACTTACCGCAAACAGCTGTTTGAAATGCTGGGATTGTCGCCACAGCCTGCGAAAACCGAGCTGAAACCGGAAATCACAGGTACGATCGAAAGCGATGGCTTTATCGTCGAAAACATCACGTTTCAATCCCGGCCTGGCCTGTATGTCACCGGCAACCTGTATCGTCCCGCGAAACAGGAAGGCAAGATTCCTGCGATTCTGTATGTCTGCGGTCATGGCGGCGTTAAGAAAAACGGGATCATTTACGGTAACAAGGTGCACTACCAGCATCACGGCGAATGGTTTGCCCGCAATGGCTATGTCTGTTTGACAATCGATACACTTCAGTTAGGAGAAATCGCAGGCCTGCATCATGGGACCTTTCGGGAAGGGATGTGGGAATGGCTCTCGCGCGGTTACACTCCTGCCGGCGTCGAAGCCTGGAACTGCATTCGCGCACTCGACTACCTGCAGTCACGTCCTGAAGTGGATGGCGAAAAACTGGGTGTCACCGGTCGTTCCGGCGGCGGCGCCTACAGTTGGTGGATTGCGGCACTGGATGAACGCATCAAAGCTGCCGTCCCGGTCGCCGGGATCACGACGTTGAAAAATCATGTGATCGACGGCGTGATTGAAGGGCACTGCGACTGTATGTTTATGGTCAATACGTATCAATGGGATTACGCCCAGGTCGCTGCCCTCGTCGCACCGCGACCATTGTTGATCTCAAATACCGACAAGGACAGCATTTTTCCACTCGACGGCGTGGTCGAGGTCTACCGCAGTACGATGCAGATCTATGACTTGTACGGCGTACCCCAGAACCTGGGCCTGCAGATCACCGAAGGACCGCATAAGGATACGCAGGAACTACGCATTCACGCCTTCCGCTGGTTCAATCATTTCCTCAAAGGGGATGACAGCCTGATCGAAATGGCGGCCACGAAGTTCCATACACCCGAAGAACTGAAAGTCTTCCAGACTCTCCCCGCAGACCAGAAGAACGCGAAAATCCAGGAATCCTTTGTCAAGCTGGCAGACCCCGCACCGGTTCCGGCTGACACGCAGGAATGGGAACAGCAGACCGAACGCTGGAAACAGCAGTTGCTGCAGAAATCTTTCCGTGCCTGGCCTGAAAAAGTGAACGCCAGCAAACCTGAAATAAGATCAATCACGAAAGACGGCCTTGTTCTGCAGACGATCTCCTTCGACAGCCAGAATCATGTACCGCTCGACCTGTTCGTCGTTTTGCCGGCAGACAGCGATGCCACAAAAATCGACAATATCAATCTGGTCGTGCTCAATCAGACGGACTGGGAACGTGATTTCAAATACATCGTTCCCTTTTTTCCAGGGATCCAGGCTGAAAATGCGTCTGCCCCTGAAAGTAAAAAACGGTTCCAGGAATTTCGCAAACAGATTCTGGAAAACGGAGCACCCATCGCCTACTTTGCCCCACGGGGCATCGGCTTGAGCGAATGGAATCAGAATAAGAAGAAACAGGTTCAGATCCGTCGGCGTTTCTATCTGCTGGGACAATCCCTGGAAGGTATGCAGGTCTGGGATATTCGTCGTGCCATTCAGACATTGAAATCACTCACCGACTCTTCTGGTGCGCAATTGACTTTGCAAGCCAGCGGTGACGCAGCAGTTTTGTGCCTGTATGCCTCACTCTTCGAAACCGGGATTGCAGCGCTGGAACTGGAAGGTCTGCCTGTTTCACATCAGCAGGGACCAGCGTTACTGAATGTGCTGCGCTACCTGGATCTGCCTCAGACGCTCGCCATGGCGGCAACGCGCAGTCCTGTGGTCGTAACCAAAGCAAAACCAGAGGACTGGAAATATCCCGCTGAGGTCAGCAATAAGCTGGGCTGGGATCAAAGTCGACTCCAGATTCAGAAATGA
- the hemQ gene encoding hydrogen peroxide-dependent heme synthase: protein MNRPPHTAAELPDPTTNMTEGWHCLHLYYRVDQGALNQIDQATRAEGRRQLAAILDAEAEDAPIRMQTSIVSGHKADLQVLVMDPDPIKIDGIKQAIRSCGLGPALIPTYSFVSITEISEYVPTLEQFAAKLKREGTDPEGPAFQAKIKAYKSRLPAMNQQRIYPEFPDFPVCTFYPMNKSRVPGANWYMEQFSNRYSMMAEHGMSGMKFAGRVVQVITASTGFDDWEWGVTLWGRAPEPIKEIVYTMRFDKASAKYAEFGPFYLSYIVPPEEAIAHLKL from the coding sequence GTGAACCGTCCTCCTCATACAGCAGCAGAGCTTCCTGACCCCACAACCAATATGACAGAAGGCTGGCATTGCCTGCACCTGTACTATCGTGTCGACCAGGGGGCGTTGAATCAAATTGACCAGGCTACCCGGGCGGAGGGGCGCAGACAGTTGGCAGCTATTCTGGATGCGGAAGCAGAAGATGCCCCCATTCGCATGCAGACCTCAATCGTTTCCGGCCATAAAGCCGATCTGCAGGTGCTGGTGATGGATCCGGACCCGATCAAAATCGACGGTATCAAGCAGGCCATTCGCAGCTGTGGACTGGGACCGGCGTTGATCCCCACGTATTCGTTCGTTTCGATTACTGAAATTTCAGAATACGTTCCCACGCTCGAACAGTTTGCAGCCAAGCTTAAGCGGGAAGGGACCGATCCGGAAGGCCCCGCATTCCAGGCGAAAATCAAAGCTTATAAAAGCCGCCTGCCCGCGATGAACCAGCAGCGGATCTATCCCGAGTTCCCCGATTTTCCGGTCTGCACCTTTTACCCGATGAACAAGTCACGTGTTCCCGGTGCCAACTGGTATATGGAACAGTTCAGCAATCGCTACAGCATGATGGCCGAACACGGGATGAGCGGAATGAAGTTCGCCGGTCGCGTCGTACAGGTCATTACGGCTTCAACCGGGTTTGATGACTGGGAGTGGGGAGTGACTCTCTGGGGTCGTGCCCCCGAGCCCATCAAAGAAATCGTCTACACCATGCGGTTTGATAAAGCATCTGCAAAGTACGCCGAATTTGGCCCGTTCTACCTGAGCTATATCGTACCCCCGGAAGAAGCAATCGCCCATCTGAAACTCTGA